In the Corynebacterium suedekumii genome, one interval contains:
- a CDS encoding TetR/AcrR family transcriptional regulator codes for MSNETPLRERNRRRTRRRIEDAATSLVVAHGFANVTVDDICRDAEISRRTFFNYMDSKDEAILGPSPMALSDDRREQFLTEPSDNLVRSALENIIATTTEAEDVTIEQGADEEFVATLRTRRHQILANEPAVAVMSLNRFREQSLLMRELITEHLTRHPGDRKLPDVPLDTEATIINGLIRESVWLHMTTPAFTSASERTRLLLQAGENITTLAKELTW; via the coding sequence GTGAGTAATGAGACCCCCCTGCGCGAACGCAACCGCCGGCGCACCCGCCGGCGCATCGAGGACGCCGCCACCTCCCTGGTGGTCGCCCACGGTTTCGCCAACGTCACCGTCGACGACATCTGCCGCGACGCCGAAATCAGCCGCCGCACCTTCTTCAACTACATGGACTCCAAGGACGAGGCCATCCTCGGCCCCTCCCCCATGGCGCTCAGCGACGACCGTCGCGAGCAGTTCCTCACCGAACCCTCCGACAACCTCGTCCGCTCCGCCCTGGAGAACATCATCGCCACCACCACCGAGGCCGAGGACGTCACCATCGAACAGGGCGCCGACGAGGAGTTCGTGGCCACCCTACGCACCCGACGTCACCAGATCCTGGCCAACGAACCAGCGGTGGCGGTGATGTCGCTCAACCGCTTCCGCGAGCAGTCCCTGCTCATGCGCGAACTCATCACCGAACACCTCACCCGGCACCCCGGCGACCGGAAGCTTCCCGACGTCCCCCTGGACACCGAGGCCACCATCATCAACGGCCTCATCCGCGAATCGGTCTGGCTGCACATGACCACCCCCGCGTTCACCTCCGCCTCCGAGCGGACCCGCCTGCTCCTGCAGGCCGGCGAGAACATCACCACCCTGGCAAAGGAGCTGACCTGGTGA